Proteins from a genomic interval of Stenotrophomonas sp. 24(2023):
- the ccsA gene encoding cytochrome c biogenesis protein CcsA, which translates to MTIVLIAALLYLAAAGLLVRALSRDEAGASPAWLWPALPAMLLHGIYHVLVAVRTSGGPDMHFFAALSLVGLGMAWLTSLVGARGRMATLGVVVFPLAALLLAAYHGYGHEPSKVLGWRLASHAWLALLAYATLSIAALLAIMLWLQERALRRRDFRPWLRALPPLADLESLLFRVITVGFALLTLTLVTGVLFVDDLLAQKLVHKTVLSVLSWIVFGVLLIGRRRYGWRGVKAVHWTLTAMVLLLLAFFGSQFVIELVFGHTR; encoded by the coding sequence ATGACAATCGTTCTCATCGCCGCCCTGCTCTACCTGGCCGCCGCCGGCCTGCTGGTACGCGCGCTCAGCCGCGACGAGGCCGGCGCTTCCCCGGCCTGGCTGTGGCCGGCCCTGCCGGCGATGCTGCTGCATGGCATCTACCATGTGCTGGTGGCCGTGCGCACCAGCGGCGGGCCGGACATGCATTTCTTCGCGGCGCTGTCACTGGTCGGCCTGGGCATGGCCTGGCTGACTTCGCTGGTGGGCGCGCGTGGGCGCATGGCGACCCTGGGCGTGGTGGTGTTCCCGCTGGCGGCCCTGCTGCTGGCCGCCTACCACGGCTATGGCCACGAACCCAGCAAGGTGCTGGGCTGGCGCCTGGCCAGCCATGCCTGGCTGGCCCTGCTGGCCTATGCCACGCTGAGCATCGCCGCGCTGCTGGCCATCATGCTGTGGCTGCAGGAACGTGCCCTGCGCCGTCGCGACTTCCGCCCCTGGCTGCGCGCCCTGCCCCCGCTGGCCGACCTGGAATCCCTGCTGTTCCGCGTCATCACCGTGGGGTTCGCACTGCTGACCCTCACCCTGGTCACCGGCGTGCTGTTTGTCGATGACCTGCTGGCGCAGAAGCTGGTGCACAAGACGGTGCTCAGCGTGCTGTCGTGGATCGTGTTCGGCGTGCTGCTGATCGGCCGCCGCCGCTACGGCTGGCGCGGGGTGAAGGCGGTGCACTGGACGCTGACGGCGATGGTGCTGTTGCTGCTGGCGTTCTTCGGCAGCCAGTTCGTGATCGAGCTGGTGTTCGGGCATACGCGCTGA